In Desulfomonile tiedjei DSM 6799, a genomic segment contains:
- a CDS encoding sulfatase — MPEDAPTKKAIRNAIFVMLDTLPFNYLGCYGNDWISTPNLDRFARKGILFENAYSEGLPTIPVRRSLLTGRFTLPFGGWKPLGLEDTTITDILWGRNVQTALIYDSPPLRLPKYGYSRGFDYVKFCSGHELDHETFYHEPLDPCMKPESYISPTMLYDENGNLRDQMSSALLREIECYLKIRQHWRSDADNYIAVVAREAEKWLRFERNPKRPFFLWIDSFDPHEPWDPPSVWDPDLKCPYDPDYEGNPLVLAPWSDVKGRITERECQHVRALTAEKITVVDKWIGKLLDQIQQMGLMEDTLIVICSDHGQPMGEGEHGHGIMRKSRPWPYEELVHIPLMMQVPGVKGGRRIRSFVQNTDIMPTILDALGYLDEEALREAGHEGIRTFGTMDIQGSSLLPIAYGEKDRVRDYAIAGYYGMSWSLITDDYTYIHWLKDQESLSISEMHKVFYDDALGGGNAGKQSAKVEVKEEMWTCTPGAEVVLPAKDELYDRNSDPFQLNNIIEDKPEIGKELLQQLKAIIGELRTS, encoded by the coding sequence ATGCCGGAGGATGCACCGACTAAGAAGGCAATCAGAAACGCAATTTTTGTAATGCTCGACACGCTCCCATTCAACTACCTGGGATGTTACGGAAACGACTGGATAAGCACGCCGAATTTGGATCGATTCGCCCGCAAGGGGATCTTATTTGAAAACGCCTACTCGGAGGGTCTTCCCACTATACCGGTAAGACGATCGTTGCTGACCGGTCGTTTCACCCTACCTTTCGGCGGATGGAAGCCTTTGGGCCTTGAGGACACAACGATTACCGATATCTTGTGGGGCCGCAATGTTCAGACGGCTCTCATTTACGACTCTCCACCACTTCGCTTACCGAAATACGGCTATTCCCGTGGATTCGATTACGTCAAGTTTTGCAGCGGTCACGAACTGGACCATGAAACCTTTTACCACGAACCGCTCGATCCATGCATGAAACCCGAAAGCTATATTTCGCCCACCATGCTGTACGATGAAAACGGTAATTTGAGAGATCAGATGAGTTCAGCCCTGCTGCGTGAAATAGAGTGCTATCTGAAGATCAGACAGCATTGGCGCAGCGATGCGGACAATTATATCGCCGTGGTGGCGAGAGAGGCAGAAAAGTGGCTCAGATTCGAGCGCAATCCTAAGAGGCCTTTTTTCTTATGGATCGATTCATTCGATCCTCACGAGCCCTGGGATCCGCCCTCTGTCTGGGATCCGGATCTCAAGTGTCCTTATGACCCTGATTATGAAGGCAATCCGTTGGTGCTGGCACCCTGGAGCGATGTGAAAGGTCGTATCACCGAGCGTGAATGCCAACATGTCCGAGCCCTCACAGCAGAGAAGATCACCGTAGTAGATAAATGGATCGGTAAGCTACTGGATCAAATACAACAGATGGGGCTTATGGAGGACACTCTCATTGTCATCTGTTCAGATCACGGTCAGCCCATGGGTGAAGGCGAACACGGTCATGGAATCATGCGTAAGAGCAGACCTTGGCCATACGAGGAGCTGGTTCACATTCCACTCATGATGCAGGTACCAGGAGTCAAAGGCGGACGCAGAATTAGAAGCTTCGTCCAAAACACAGACATCATGCCCACTATTTTGGATGCACTTGGCTATCTGGATGAAGAGGCTCTCCGGGAAGCAGGTCATGAAGGAATCAGAACTTTCGGCACGATGGATATTCAGGGCTCCAGCCTGTTACCAATCGCTTACGGTGAAAAGGACCGGGTGCGGGACTATGCCATCGCCGGCTACTACGGGATGTCGTGGTCACTTATAACCGACGACTACACATATATCCACTGGCTAAAAGACCAAGAATCCCTGTCTATCTCGGAGATGCACAAAGTCTTCTATGACGACGCTTTGGGTGGAGGCAACGCAGGAAAGCAGTCGGCAAAAGTCGAAGTGAAGGAAGAAATGTGGACCTGCACTCCCGGAGCGGAAGTAGTGTTACCGGCGAAGGATGAACTTTACGACAGGAATTCCGATCCGTTTCAGCTAAATAACATCATCGAAGACAAACCTGAAATCGGCAAGGAACTCTTGCAGCAGTTAAAAGCAATTATCGGCGAGCTGCGCACTTCGTAA
- a CDS encoding glycyl-radical enzyme activating protein, with amino-acid sequence MEPLRGLIFGIERFALHDGPGIRTLVFMKGCPLRCLWCSSPQTQEPHAQITYDYSACRKCGACAASCPTQALTFSPDSGVRADFTLCDRCDKCLTVCPGNALQLMGRWLSTEDLFREVTRDSAFFRRSKGGITVGGGEPTFQPRFVSEFMRRCKDSNIHTAMETCGYCPWESLDNILEHTDTVFMDIKHMDDRVHRRLTGVSNRSIRENARKVAQKRPLIVRIPVVPGLNDSEENVRATAKFAAQLGKNLLRIELLPYHKLGLGNYERLGKNYQLTEVEPPSDERMELLRSATEGCGIQVRVAGRGL; translated from the coding sequence ATGGAACCACTGCGAGGACTGATCTTCGGAATAGAGCGATTTGCCTTGCATGACGGTCCCGGGATCCGAACCCTCGTGTTTATGAAGGGCTGCCCCCTGAGATGCCTCTGGTGTTCTTCGCCTCAAACCCAAGAACCACACGCCCAAATCACCTATGATTACTCAGCCTGCCGGAAGTGCGGGGCCTGCGCTGCCTCCTGTCCGACACAAGCACTCACCTTTTCCCCTGACAGCGGTGTACGAGCAGATTTCACGCTATGCGACCGCTGCGACAAGTGCCTCACCGTCTGTCCCGGAAATGCACTGCAATTGATGGGGAGATGGCTGAGCACTGAAGATCTGTTCCGGGAGGTAACAAGAGACAGCGCCTTCTTCCGCAGGTCAAAGGGCGGGATCACAGTAGGCGGGGGCGAACCCACCTTCCAGCCGAGGTTCGTCTCGGAGTTCATGCGGCGATGCAAGGACAGCAACATACACACAGCTATGGAGACGTGTGGCTATTGCCCTTGGGAGAGCCTGGACAACATATTGGAGCACACCGATACGGTGTTCATGGATATCAAACACATGGACGACCGAGTCCACCGTCGGCTTACCGGTGTTTCCAATCGGTCGATCCGGGAAAACGCCCGCAAGGTTGCGCAGAAAAGACCCCTGATCGTAAGAATTCCTGTTGTGCCCGGGTTGAATGACTCGGAAGAAAACGTAAGGGCGACTGCAAAATTCGCGGCGCAACTCGGGAAGAACCTCCTAAGAATAGAGCTGCTGCCATACCACAAACTGGGATTGGGGAACTATGAGCGGCTTGGAAAGAATTACCAACTGACCGAAGTTGAACCTCCAAGTGATGAGCGCATGGAGCTGCTACGCAGCGCGACCGAGGGCTGTGGAATCCAGGTCCGGGTGGCGGGACGGGGTCTTTGA
- a CDS encoding glycyl radical protein — translation MSRSPEDMYATVPSPRVERLRAYYINAAKGSEPNYNIFSDLAIARVMKQTEGEPMALRRAKAFAAVVEAAPVDIFPDEPFVGWVAGDPVSVQISAEQRGSRMEIELDHYRFINDEDRRILQEEIIPYWKGDGNWKRHWFARAYQLLPPETRKALYGDPDPREEKIGILTNSNPPAQPRVDVPGRVKTLGMGIITDLMSRHHIGHSCFGYEKVLKKGFSGIKRDAEERIARLNVAEPEDMKKTAFLKGVIIAMEAAARIGTRFAARARDMAAEESDSARKKDLLTIADTCDRVPAHPARTFREALQSVWFTQIMNWWETPLILSVSPGRVDQYLRPYYESDIREGRLTKDEAQELIDCWLMRFAQGVAPFVSHSGAAFHIDVGGFKADGSDATNELSFMFLEGMMHTRMIEPNIGVLIHSKTPDDFLIKACRLCSLGTGHPMFLNNDVFVENLLSRGTLGGPPVPLELARTSGAIGCNEPHVANYESDHNVGAIFQMPIVLELVLFNGMSRFHKKLMGLETGEATEFQNFEDLLKAFERQLAYMVGHCGAAIRAFELAMAEVYPTVYQSALIEDCIEKGVSREDGGARFNFGPCVATLGATDVGDSLAAIKKLVFEEKRITMEQLIEALETDFEDREEIRQLLLKAPKFGNDDDYVDRLVAWVMDVFSREVIRHKNTRGGHVLPYQNPLSGYVGMGRLMGALPSGRKAGEPLSDGISPTRGSDVNGPTAVLNSAGKIDNASIFLGETLNLRLSPDVVAADEGVYRLAALLRTFVDLKIHHIQFNLVSSATLRAAQEKPEEYQDLMVRVAGYVAYFVNLSKGLQDSIIARTEHAL, via the coding sequence ATGTCACGATCGCCTGAAGATATGTATGCGACCGTGCCGAGCCCCAGAGTGGAAAGGCTCCGTGCATATTATATCAACGCAGCCAAGGGATCTGAGCCGAATTACAATATATTTTCCGACCTGGCGATTGCCCGAGTCATGAAACAGACTGAAGGAGAGCCCATGGCCCTGAGACGGGCCAAGGCCTTTGCTGCGGTTGTTGAAGCGGCGCCGGTGGACATATTTCCTGACGAACCCTTTGTCGGTTGGGTAGCCGGTGACCCCGTGTCCGTGCAGATTAGCGCGGAGCAGAGGGGCTCGCGAATGGAAATTGAACTCGATCACTACCGATTTATCAATGACGAAGACAGAAGGATTCTGCAAGAGGAAATCATCCCCTACTGGAAGGGAGACGGCAACTGGAAACGCCACTGGTTCGCCCGGGCCTATCAACTGCTGCCCCCGGAAACCCGAAAGGCGCTGTATGGTGACCCGGATCCCCGAGAGGAAAAGATCGGTATTCTGACCAACTCCAACCCCCCGGCTCAACCCCGCGTGGACGTACCCGGTCGGGTAAAAACTCTCGGCATGGGGATTATCACGGATCTGATGAGCCGCCATCATATCGGTCATTCTTGCTTCGGCTATGAGAAGGTTTTGAAGAAGGGATTCTCTGGCATAAAGAGAGACGCTGAGGAGAGGATTGCACGACTGAACGTAGCCGAGCCCGAAGACATGAAGAAAACCGCCTTCTTGAAAGGTGTAATCATCGCCATGGAAGCGGCTGCGAGAATCGGCACACGCTTTGCCGCGCGAGCACGGGACATGGCCGCTGAAGAGAGCGACTCGGCAAGAAAGAAAGACCTCCTTACGATTGCCGATACGTGTGACCGTGTGCCTGCTCATCCAGCCCGCACCTTTCGGGAGGCGCTACAATCCGTATGGTTTACCCAGATCATGAACTGGTGGGAGACACCTCTCATCCTTTCAGTATCCCCGGGCAGGGTTGACCAGTACCTCCGTCCCTATTACGAATCCGATATACGTGAAGGAAGATTGACGAAGGACGAAGCTCAAGAATTGATCGATTGCTGGCTCATGAGGTTTGCCCAGGGCGTAGCGCCTTTTGTCTCACACTCCGGAGCCGCCTTCCATATTGACGTAGGTGGCTTCAAAGCAGACGGTAGCGACGCAACCAACGAGTTGTCCTTCATGTTTCTTGAAGGAATGATGCATACCCGCATGATTGAACCCAATATCGGCGTTTTGATTCACAGCAAGACTCCGGACGACTTCTTGATTAAAGCGTGCCGACTTTGCTCGTTGGGAACCGGGCACCCGATGTTCCTGAACAATGACGTTTTTGTTGAAAACCTGCTGTCCCGGGGAACCCTGGGAGGTCCGCCAGTCCCCCTCGAGCTTGCTCGAACAAGTGGGGCCATCGGGTGCAACGAGCCCCATGTGGCCAACTACGAATCGGATCATAATGTGGGTGCCATATTTCAGATGCCCATAGTATTGGAATTGGTCCTATTTAATGGGATGAGCCGTTTTCACAAGAAGTTGATGGGACTCGAAACCGGAGAAGCGACAGAGTTCCAAAACTTTGAAGACCTTCTAAAGGCCTTCGAGAGACAGTTGGCCTACATGGTCGGGCACTGCGGTGCTGCTATTCGGGCCTTTGAGCTGGCCATGGCTGAGGTGTACCCTACCGTTTACCAGTCTGCGCTGATTGAGGATTGCATCGAAAAAGGCGTGTCCCGTGAGGATGGTGGAGCCAGGTTCAACTTCGGACCGTGCGTGGCGACCCTGGGGGCAACAGATGTGGGGGATTCCCTCGCAGCCATCAAGAAGCTGGTGTTCGAGGAGAAGCGGATCACCATGGAGCAACTGATAGAGGCCCTGGAAACCGACTTCGAGGATAGAGAGGAGATTCGGCAGCTTCTGCTCAAAGCGCCAAAATTCGGCAACGACGATGACTATGTCGACCGACTGGTGGCATGGGTAATGGACGTTTTTAGCAGGGAAGTGATCAGGCACAAGAACACCAGAGGAGGACACGTATTACCCTATCAAAATCCGCTGTCCGGATATGTTGGGATGGGGAGACTGATGGGAGCTTTGCCTTCAGGGCGAAAAGCGGGAGAGCCCCTGTCTGACGGGATCTCGCCCACCCGGGGCAGCGATGTCAATGGTCCGACCGCTGTCTTGAATTCCGCTGGCAAGATAGATAATGCATCGATTTTCTTGGGTGAAACTCTGAATTTGAGGCTGAGCCCCGATGTGGTTGCAGCCGACGAGGGAGTTTACCGGCTTGCCGCGCTACTGAGGACCTTTGTCGATCTGAAAATTCACCATATCCAGTTCAATCTTGTTTCTTCTGCAACACTCAGGGCAGCGCAGGAGAAACCGGAGGAATACCAGGATCTCATGGTGCGGGTCGCCGGCTATGTCGCTTACTTTGTCAATTTGTCCAAGGGGTTGCAGGACAGCATCATCGCGCGTACGGAACATGCTTTGTAA
- a CDS encoding NAD(P)/FAD-dependent oxidoreductase translates to MKEVRPFDVLILGGGIAGMTAAIYLSRARVKTAILEKSICGGLCNYTYMVENFPSYISIHGMDLMQKVRDHVDHLGVSIEEVCMIQSMDISGTEKIIESDDAIYHGKALIVATGRKPIPLSLPECEQVHYCSICDGFPYAGKRVLVLGGGNSGFDESLYLMRIGISHLTLIEVADRFFAAKTVQDELLHNKNVEARTNTRVVDLILENKKLKEVVIENVVTGVSETIPVDGIFAFLGQKPETDFLKGIVNLDDDGYVLVGEDMSTNIPGVYSAGDLNRKRYRQLTTAMNDGTIAALTCERYISSDRC, encoded by the coding sequence ATGAAAGAAGTCCGTCCATTCGATGTTTTGATACTTGGGGGCGGCATTGCCGGGATGACTGCCGCAATTTATCTCTCAAGAGCACGGGTTAAGACTGCGATCCTGGAAAAGAGTATTTGCGGAGGATTGTGCAATTACACATACATGGTCGAAAACTTTCCTTCGTACATCTCCATTCATGGCATGGACCTGATGCAAAAGGTTCGCGACCATGTAGATCACCTCGGGGTGTCTATCGAGGAAGTTTGCATGATCCAGTCCATGGATATTTCCGGCACAGAGAAAATTATCGAGAGTGATGACGCCATATATCACGGAAAAGCTCTCATCGTAGCCACCGGTCGCAAGCCGATTCCCCTGAGTCTCCCGGAATGTGAGCAAGTTCATTATTGCTCGATATGCGACGGATTTCCTTATGCCGGCAAGCGCGTCCTCGTTTTGGGAGGTGGAAATAGCGGCTTTGATGAGAGTCTCTACCTCATGAGAATCGGCATTTCTCATCTCACGCTCATTGAGGTCGCTGATCGCTTTTTTGCAGCCAAAACCGTTCAAGACGAGTTGCTTCACAACAAAAACGTCGAGGCTCGAACAAATACCAGAGTGGTCGACTTAATCCTCGAAAACAAGAAACTGAAAGAGGTCGTAATTGAAAACGTCGTAACAGGTGTAAGCGAGACCATACCGGTGGACGGGATCTTTGCGTTTTTAGGTCAGAAACCTGAAACGGATTTCCTGAAAGGAATAGTTAACCTGGACGACGACGGTTATGTGTTGGTCGGCGAAGATATGAGCACAAACATCCCTGGCGTGTACTCTGCCGGAGACCTCAATCGTAAACGATATCGACAACTGACCACGGCCATGAACGATGGGACGATTGCCGCATTGACATGCGAGCGATACATAAGCTCCGACCGGTGTTAA
- a CDS encoding thioredoxin family protein — MFTAIQDMDFRSTVQSLETGVIIFVKKLCPHCKNMLKVLEKFQAIIPGVPVFTVDSEECPNSMDLAGVERVPTVCVVKKGEISAQKNGLMNPREMAAFYEAA; from the coding sequence ATGTTTACGGCTATTCAAGATATGGATTTCAGATCGACCGTCCAGAGTCTGGAAACCGGAGTAATCATATTTGTAAAGAAACTCTGTCCACACTGCAAAAATATGCTGAAGGTGCTCGAAAAGTTCCAAGCGATAATCCCGGGGGTCCCTGTTTTCACGGTGGATAGCGAGGAATGTCCTAACTCCATGGATTTGGCAGGAGTGGAACGAGTTCCGACAGTGTGTGTGGTCAAGAAGGGTGAAATTTCGGCTCAGAAAAATGGGTTAATGAACCCCCGAGAAATGGCTGCTTTTTACGAAGCCGCTTAG
- a CDS encoding 3-hydroxyacyl-CoA dehydrogenase NAD-binding domain-containing protein — protein sequence MKTDFMTIHVKVQDNVAVLFMNNPPVNQLSQSFVDDLAEAVSSGFDDPTVKGIVLTGTGKNFIAGADLTEIYVLKEKESLLPRVEAMSAFFHQIELGPKPVIAAINGNALGGGLELAMACHYRVALHGVQLGQPEVKVGLIPGAGGTQRLPRFVGLHDALEMMTVGDPIDSRTALSRGLIDEVTEPEHFLRVALSAATNLAEGTISLESSRTRNRNNRLPSSAELKAVTSAARVQAEKKAKGYLAPFKVIEALENGLSPDIEADIRREGELFAECALSDVAKNLIGIFLNTRAAGRLTRISRVKPADTKQVAVLGGGVMGSGIVNLLLRRGFDAVLWDITEEAVDRGVASVRKTFEHAIKRKKMLPTELETLLDKRLRVTTSLEDMQEADLIIEAVIENMDIKQSIWKQLEEICKTEAVFATNTSALPIAEIASILKDQGRAIGLHFFNPAHQMQLLEIICTQKTSDLTLATSVAFARAIGKIPVIVNDSPGFYVSRQLGGLLGGAVYLMADGVDWSRIENAMKDFGMPMGPAELADLTGIDINYHVYKTFEQRLGPRYKMHPLMESIYQTGCYGRKTGMGYMDYGGDELVPNKKVLDVIQNYLSDNHVSPKNVSDQEIIDTMLALAINEGALIIEEGVCDEPQHMDLAMIYGTGFPPFRGGIFRYADKWGIANVYETLIKLERQFGPRFEPSNLLKKMVEAGRTFYPA from the coding sequence ATGAAGACTGATTTCATGACCATACATGTGAAAGTACAGGATAACGTGGCGGTCCTCTTCATGAACAACCCTCCGGTAAACCAGCTATCTCAGTCCTTTGTAGATGATCTGGCTGAAGCTGTTTCCAGCGGATTCGACGACCCGACCGTCAAAGGTATTGTGCTGACGGGTACAGGGAAGAACTTCATCGCAGGCGCGGATCTTACAGAAATATACGTGCTGAAGGAAAAGGAGTCTCTGCTGCCTAGAGTAGAGGCTATGTCGGCATTCTTTCACCAGATCGAACTGGGGCCCAAGCCTGTCATTGCAGCGATCAACGGCAATGCGCTTGGTGGAGGATTAGAGCTTGCTATGGCCTGCCACTATCGTGTGGCGCTGCACGGAGTGCAATTGGGTCAACCCGAGGTCAAAGTGGGGCTCATCCCTGGTGCCGGCGGCACTCAACGATTGCCCAGGTTCGTCGGTTTGCACGATGCCTTGGAGATGATGACGGTGGGCGATCCTATCGATAGTCGAACAGCGCTCTCCAGAGGCCTTATTGACGAAGTGACTGAACCGGAACATTTCCTGCGTGTGGCCTTGTCAGCAGCAACCAACCTTGCAGAAGGAACAATATCGCTGGAAAGCAGCCGGACCCGCAATCGGAACAATCGCCTTCCCAGTTCTGCCGAGTTGAAAGCTGTTACCAGCGCAGCAAGAGTTCAGGCCGAGAAGAAAGCCAAAGGCTACCTCGCTCCTTTCAAAGTGATCGAAGCCTTGGAAAACGGTCTGTCACCGGACATTGAAGCAGATATTCGGCGAGAAGGGGAGCTCTTTGCTGAATGCGCACTATCAGACGTGGCTAAAAACCTTATCGGCATATTCCTCAACACCAGAGCCGCGGGCCGGCTAACCCGAATTTCACGCGTGAAACCGGCCGACACCAAACAAGTGGCGGTGCTGGGTGGCGGAGTCATGGGTTCGGGAATCGTCAACCTTTTGCTTCGCAGGGGCTTTGATGCTGTTCTCTGGGACATCACCGAGGAAGCAGTGGATCGGGGTGTCGCGTCCGTACGGAAGACCTTCGAGCACGCCATAAAACGGAAAAAGATGCTGCCAACGGAACTGGAAACGCTCCTCGACAAACGATTGAGGGTGACCACGTCACTTGAGGACATGCAAGAAGCGGATTTGATTATCGAGGCGGTGATCGAGAACATGGACATCAAGCAGAGCATCTGGAAGCAGCTCGAGGAGATCTGTAAGACGGAAGCCGTGTTTGCTACCAACACCTCTGCGTTGCCGATCGCCGAAATCGCCTCAATACTGAAGGACCAGGGAAGAGCGATCGGTCTGCATTTCTTCAATCCTGCCCATCAGATGCAACTTCTAGAAATCATCTGTACGCAAAAGACTTCCGACCTGACGTTGGCTACTTCGGTAGCGTTTGCACGAGCGATCGGGAAGATACCCGTGATAGTCAATGATTCCCCTGGATTTTACGTTTCCAGACAGCTTGGAGGTTTATTGGGAGGAGCTGTCTATCTTATGGCAGACGGCGTGGACTGGAGCCGGATAGAAAATGCCATGAAAGATTTCGGCATGCCCATGGGGCCTGCTGAACTGGCCGACCTCACGGGTATTGACATCAACTATCACGTGTACAAGACCTTCGAGCAACGACTGGGTCCCAGGTACAAGATGCACCCGCTCATGGAGAGTATCTATCAAACGGGATGCTATGGGAGGAAAACCGGGATGGGCTACATGGACTACGGCGGTGATGAGCTGGTTCCCAACAAAAAGGTTCTGGACGTAATACAAAACTACTTGAGCGACAACCATGTGTCTCCCAAAAACGTATCCGATCAGGAGATCATAGATACCATGCTTGCCCTGGCAATAAACGAGGGCGCACTCATAATCGAGGAAGGTGTATGCGACGAGCCTCAGCATATGGATTTGGCGATGATCTACGGTACCGGTTTTCCTCCGTTTCGAGGGGGTATATTCCGCTATGCCGACAAATGGGGCATTGCAAATGTGTACGAGACACTGATCAAGCTTGAAAGACAATTCGGGCCCCGTTTTGAGCCCTCAAATCTTCTCAAGAAGATGGTGGAGGCAGGCCGGACTTTTTATCCCGCGTGA
- a CDS encoding acetyl-CoA C-acetyltransferase — MRDAVIAGYLRTAQSRSRPNDPARDVFFKTRADELLARLLPELMRRTGIQPEEIDDFIVGCATAVGEQWAYGGRLPIFLANFPKTLAAKFVDQQCGSSMAAIHMGFLEIATNNADIVMVGGMEHMTRVPMGQMTIGRGLISPNLALLSAPEYSHWDMTTTLNMGLTAQKLFVGTGLTREDMDKWAVRSHQLAAEAQAEGFFEGEIFPIEAEQADGSVITVKTDQAVRGDTTLEGLASLPPAFKKDHQITAGNSSPLNAAASSMILMAKETAEAKGIRPLATIRSIGFAGVDPTVMGVGPVPASKKALQRAGLRSDEIDYWEINEAFSIVALNCIKELGLDPDRVNVMGGGIAMGHALGATGIRLVGTLARILQQKGGRFGCANACVGGGQGVATIIERTSDD; from the coding sequence ATGAGAGACGCAGTGATTGCAGGATACCTCAGGACCGCTCAATCCCGATCCCGACCCAACGATCCCGCCAGAGACGTTTTTTTTAAAACCAGAGCCGACGAGCTGTTAGCCAGGCTGCTTCCGGAACTGATGCGAAGAACGGGCATCCAGCCTGAGGAGATCGACGACTTCATAGTCGGTTGTGCGACAGCGGTTGGGGAACAATGGGCCTACGGAGGTCGGCTTCCGATCTTCTTGGCCAATTTCCCCAAAACACTTGCCGCGAAATTCGTGGACCAGCAGTGTGGCTCTTCCATGGCCGCCATTCACATGGGTTTCCTCGAGATCGCAACAAACAACGCCGACATTGTTATGGTGGGTGGGATGGAACACATGACAAGGGTTCCAATGGGGCAAATGACTATCGGACGAGGGTTGATTTCCCCAAACCTGGCTCTGTTGTCCGCGCCCGAGTATTCGCATTGGGACATGACAACCACGCTCAACATGGGGTTGACCGCTCAGAAGTTGTTTGTCGGCACCGGTCTGACCCGAGAGGACATGGACAAGTGGGCTGTGAGATCTCATCAACTGGCAGCAGAGGCTCAGGCTGAAGGTTTCTTTGAAGGGGAGATTTTTCCCATTGAGGCGGAACAGGCTGACGGTTCGGTCATCACCGTTAAGACGGACCAGGCGGTGCGAGGAGACACGACACTTGAAGGCCTGGCAAGTTTACCGCCAGCATTCAAGAAGGATCATCAGATCACTGCAGGAAATTCGTCTCCGCTCAACGCCGCAGCCTCATCCATGATTTTGATGGCGAAAGAGACGGCAGAAGCAAAAGGAATCAGGCCATTAGCCACGATCAGGTCCATCGGCTTCGCGGGAGTCGATCCCACTGTCATGGGCGTGGGGCCTGTGCCTGCAAGCAAGAAAGCCCTTCAACGCGCGGGCCTCCGATCCGACGAGATTGACTACTGGGAAATCAACGAGGCCTTTTCTATTGTGGCTCTCAACTGCATCAAAGAACTGGGACTCGATCCGGACAGGGTCAATGTCATGGGGGGAGGAATCGCTATGGGGCATGCTCTCGGAGCAACAGGAATTCGGCTTGTAGGAACTCTCGCCCGCATATTACAGCAAAAAGGTGGACGATTCGGATGTGCGAACGCCTGTGTGGGCGGTGGCCAGGGTGTCGCTACGATCATCGAACGAACATCGGACGATTGA